CAGCAGGGGATCCGAGGTGGAACGGCTACCCCGGGGGCAGGGCCATGAATACGGTCAGGATCAAGATCTGCGGCATCACGAACGAGGCGGACGCCGCGGCGGCGGTTCGCGCGGGCGCGGACGCGCTCGGGTTCATTTTCTATGGGGGCAGTCCCCGCTGCGTGGCGCCGGAACGGGCCGCGGAAATCGTGGCCGGACTGCCGCCCTTTGTCGTCCCGGTGGGCGTGTTCGTAAACGCGGCGGCCGACGACGTGGACGGTATCTGCGAGGCCGCGGGCATCCGGGTCGTGCAGCTCCACGGCGACGAACCGCCGGGTTTCTGCGAAGCAATGAAGCGACCGGTCATCAAGGCCTTCCGCGTCAGGGACGCATCGTGGAAATCCGATGCGGCGGCCTATCCTGTCGACGCGGTACTGCTCGATACGTTCGCCGAAGACCGGTACGGCGGCACGGGAACCACCTTCGACTGGCGGTTCGTGGAAGACAGTCCCCACCGCGTCATCCTGAGCGGTGGGCTGAATCCGGACAACGTGGCCGAGGCCGTGCGCAGCGTTCGGCCCTACGGCGTGGATACGGGCAGCGGCGTGGAGCGGGAACCGGGCCGCAAGGACCACGGCAAGATCGGGGCTTTCGTGGAGGCGGCGAGGCGGCCTTTATGATCTCTACGCATGAAAACGGGCCCATCGGCCCCGCCATATCGGGATCGACCCGCGTGGTCGGCGTATGCGGGCAGGGCATCGGTTATACGCTTTCGCCAGCCATGCACAACGCGGCCTTTCGCCATTGCGGACTGGACTACGTGTATGTAACCTTCGAAATCGCAGCCACCGAAGTGCGGCGGGCTGTCGACGGCATCCGGGGACTGGGGCTGGCGGGGGTCAACGTGACCAAGCCGCTCAAGACGGACGTGCTGCCCTACCTGGACGAGGTGTCCGAAGAGGCACGCAGGATCGGTTCGGTCAACACCATCTCGAACCGATCGGGCCGTCTCGCCGGCACGTCGACGGACGGCGCCGGACTGTTGCGGGCGCTCGGGGAAGAAGGCGTTGCCGTCGCGGGTTCGAGGATGTTGATCCTGGGTGCGGGCGGCGCGGCCCGGGCGGCCTGCGCCATGGCCCGCGGACAGGGGGCCGCATCGATTACCATTGCCGCGCGCAACACGGACCGGGCCCGGGACACGGCTTCGGTGGGTGGCGCGGAGGCGATCACACTGTCGCCATCAGATCTCGGAGCCGCGGTCCGTGAGGTCGACCTGGTGATCAACGCGATCCCAGGGGATCTGTCGCTGGAAAGCGACTGGTTTACCAGCGGGCAGTTCGTCTACGACTCGCGTTACGACCAGGCGGAGACCGGACTGATGCGAATCGCCCGGTCACGGGGCGCGGCGACCTCGAACGGCATCGGCATGCTGCTGTTCCAGGGCGCGGCGTCTTTTGAAATCTGGACCGGCCGCGCGGCGCCGGTCGAAGTGATGAGGAGCGCGTTGGAGGAACAGCTAAGGCGCAGGAAGGCCCGGGAGGAGTAGGCATGTTGCGATACCTGACCGCAGGCGAATCACACGGACCGGCCATATCGGCAATCCTCGAAGGCCTGCCCGCGGGGCTGCCGGTGGCCGCGGAAGACATCGACCGGGACCTGAAACGGCGCCAGGGCGGCTACGGACGGGGCCGGAGAATGCAGATCGAGACCGATACGATCGAGATCCGGGGCGGCGTGCGCCACGGAAGAACCATGGGCGGACCGGTTTCTCTCGTCGTGCAGAACCGGGACTGGCAGAACTGGACAGACGTGATGGCGATCGAGGAGACCGACGGCCCGGTGAGGCGGCGGGTGACCCGGCCCCGCCCCGGCCACGCCGATCTCGCGGGCGGACTGAAGTACGACCGCCGCGATTTGCGGGACATCCTGGAACGGGCAAGCGCGCGGGAGACGACCATGCGCGTCGCGGTCGGCGCGATCGCGCGGTCCCTCCTCGGAGCCTTCGGGATACGCGTGCTCAGCCACGTGGTGCGGATCGGCCAGGTGGACGCGGACGTGAGCGGCCTGTCGAACGATGAAATCATCGAACGGGCCGAAGCCTCGCCCGTACGCTGCGCCGACGAAGACGCCGCGCAGAAGATGATCGAGGAGATCGACCGGGCAAAGTCCCTCAAGGACACGATCGGCGGGGTCTTCGAGGTCAAGGTGCTGAACGCGCCGCCCGGCCTCGGCAGCCACGTGCAGTGGGACCGCAAGCTCGACGGCCGCCTGGCCCAGGCCGTCATGAGCATCCAGGCCGTGAAGGGCGTGGAGATCGGGCTGGGCTTCGGCGTGAC
This region of Gemmatimonadota bacterium genomic DNA includes:
- a CDS encoding phosphoribosylanthranilate isomerase, whose protein sequence is MNTVRIKICGITNEADAAAAVRAGADALGFIFYGGSPRCVAPERAAEIVAGLPPFVVPVGVFVNAAADDVDGICEAAGIRVVQLHGDEPPGFCEAMKRPVIKAFRVRDASWKSDAAAYPVDAVLLDTFAEDRYGGTGTTFDWRFVEDSPHRVILSGGLNPDNVAEAVRSVRPYGVDTGSGVEREPGRKDHGKIGAFVEAARRPL
- the aroE gene encoding shikimate dehydrogenase — protein: MISTHENGPIGPAISGSTRVVGVCGQGIGYTLSPAMHNAAFRHCGLDYVYVTFEIAATEVRRAVDGIRGLGLAGVNVTKPLKTDVLPYLDEVSEEARRIGSVNTISNRSGRLAGTSTDGAGLLRALGEEGVAVAGSRMLILGAGGAARAACAMARGQGAASITIAARNTDRARDTASVGGAEAITLSPSDLGAAVREVDLVINAIPGDLSLESDWFTSGQFVYDSRYDQAETGLMRIARSRGAATSNGIGMLLFQGAASFEIWTGRAAPVEVMRSALEEQLRRRKAREE
- the aroC gene encoding chorismate synthase, whose protein sequence is MRYLTAGESHGPAISAILEGLPAGLPVAAEDIDRDLKRRQGGYGRGRRMQIETDTIEIRGGVRHGRTMGGPVSLVVQNRDWQNWTDVMAIEETDGPVRRRVTRPRPGHADLAGGLKYDRRDLRDILERASARETTMRVAVGAIARSLLGAFGIRVLSHVVRIGQVDADVSGLSNDEIIERAEASPVRCADEDAAQKMIEEIDRAKSLKDTIGGVFEVKVLNAPPGLGSHVQWDRKLDGRLAQAVMSIQAVKGVEIGLGFGVTRVLGSEVHDEIFYEGGRFYRETNRAGGVEGGMTEGEEIVVRGALKPIATLMRTIMSVDIETKEAFDSAKERSDVCTVPAAGVIGEAVVAFVVADAMQEKFGGASLEEMQRNSHG